From Amphiprion ocellaris isolate individual 3 ecotype Okinawa chromosome 10, ASM2253959v1, whole genome shotgun sequence, one genomic window encodes:
- the LOC111562877 gene encoding uncharacterized protein LOC111562877 isoform X1: MEETAVQKEKTEISWEGGHDGGKTDWKNECSLSSLLKHSCLLCWSSPRDNDVVETDERVLAKVAEIRVRRPQHLALELENAVAVENLELQEQQSDRKELEETLVKLDQHKEKLSQQIKATRQLCYEESQQILSLQAEEVQKESQVEEYERELARARWRLRKLREEVKQAKRKAEEAGERNTPLQDSIRQSYEEILQEENTLCSLSGGAVTPESQLEESTSPADTTEDDPLPMRPWGRSQSLPAYADMIMAISGSPFCNNLAGTREDDSGTSSPKMDRSDIEDDPDEGELNDVENKDREQEESIINPKRLSQLDFYQADPFAHCQSDHDLFTKHLFPIMDSTDEFTSDPFKGSDPFAADILFPEPNVGTDDGTGNVGDEADTSLSCAENKASTGTQCFESEFPDEDSDIEISYSREDLDAIAVADDSRGFKPIQSSSEELGPEPIQGWRSQGQYSVESDPNGYELDLGAISPPSDIEEHSLGSLAGEATNEATGGLEQGLHSGVAEAVTEHGGPVLFEPDWERNVEETLLCDITSSQATEWAGDTDQEPQNPATPQNSLDSLNRSVQPDSQQNSFELNYEPTSQSSFDPYGFKLSPEHSSHTLLDPDEAELSPEPAENDLAFDPEPSSSQPDQLNFDAYGFDITSSEMVRDSDPYGFKLSPEEENQEVLDICAHDNQEAMDLCTYDNNKQIKPSNYSNQEVVNPHICENQEVLEHCSHNNQEFLDLCSNGNQEVLEPSSLDNRELVMHENQELLDLCCHDNQEVVEPYSNISNEGLLEPPDYDNQEVLESCSHGNRELLDFSHSENQEVLDLDSRGNQELLDFGSKENQEVLVLDRQNTQGLQDLRSHENQELLDLGSHDNQEVLNMLCKEVSPEANNNQCIVEPERNVISTNNSSDSDVASEDLLGLELCNTTVCTANTTNTITADMAISNRSANLDLSSSTAPNHQNLLEGDLGLVFGAGGYIGCPDVADDLEPMDRKQAKPAAEPVQPVRPVRPPRPSLRAKEKAQSQTKGIDLK; the protein is encoded by the exons ATGGAGGAGACAGCAGTGCAGAAGGAAAAAACAGAGATATCGTGGGAGGGAGGGCATGATGGTGGGAAGACAGACTGGAAGAATGAGtgctctctctcttctctcctgaAACATTCTTGTCTTCTTTGCTGGTCGTCTCCCAGGGACAACGATGTCGTGGAAACAGATGAGAGAGTCCTCGCCAAGGTAGCGGAGATCAGAGTAAGAAGACCACAGCACCTagctctg gagctAGAAAATGCAGTGGCAGTTGAGAACTTGGAACTCCAGGAACAGCAGTCGGACCGcaaggagctggaggagaccCTGGTTAAATTAGATCAACACAAAGAGAAGCTGTCACAGCAGATAAAGGCAACCAGACAGCTCTGCTATGAAGAAAGTCAACAG ATTCTGTCTCTGCAGGCGGAGGAGGTGCAGAAGGAGAGCCAGGTGGAGGAATATGAGAGAGAGCTTGCCAGAGCCAGGTGGAGGTTGAGGAAGCTCAGAGAGGAGGTGAAACAAGCCAAGAGGAAGGCGGAGGAGGCTGGAGAGAGGAACACTCCACTGCAAGACTCCATCAGACAGTCCTAtgaagagatcctgcag GAGGAAAACACTCTGTGCTCTCTGTCAGGAGGGGCAGTTACTCCAGAGAGCCAACTAGAGGAGTCAACATCCCCGGCAGACACCACTGAAGATGATCCACTTCCCATGAGGCCATGGGGAAGAAGCCAATCACTGCCCGCCTATGCTGACATGATAATG GCGATTAGTGGCTCGCCCTTCTGCAATAATCTAGCTGGTACAAGGGAAGACGACAGTGGGACCAGCTCACCGAAG ATGGACAGATCTGACATAGAGGATGACCCAGACGAAGGAGAGCTCAACGATGTAGAGAACAAAGACAGAGAGCAGGAAGAGTCCATTATTAACCCAAAGCGTCTCAGTCAACTGGACTTTTACCAAGCTGACCCCTTCGCCCACTGTCAGAGTGACC ATGACCTCTTCACTAAACACCTATTTCCTATAATGGATTCAACTG ATGAATTTACTTCAGACCCTTTCAAAGGCAGTGACCCATTTGCAGCAGACATTTTGTTTCCAGAACCGAACGTTGGCACTGATGACGGGACGGGAAATGTCGGCGATGAGGCAGACACTAGTCTGTCCTGTGCTGAAAACAAAGCCTCAACAGGCACTCAGTGCTTTGAGTCAGAATTCCCAGATGAAGACAGTGACATAGAGATAAGCTACAGCCGAGAGGACTTAGACGCCATTGCTGTGGCAGATGATTCCCGTGGATTTAAACCCATTCAGAGCTCATCAGAAGAGCTGGGGCCTGAACCGATCCAGGGCTGGAGGTCCCAGGGCCAGTATTCTGTAGAATCAGACCCCAATGGGTATGAGCTGGATCTTGGTGCCATCTCCCCGCCCTCTGACATAGAAGAACATAGTCTGGGATCTCTAGCTGGGGAGGCAACCAATGAGGCAACAGGAGGACTAGAacaag GTCTGCATTCTGGTGTGGCTGAGGCTGTCACCGAGCATGGTGGGCCTGTCCTTTTCGAACCAGATTGGGAACGTAACGTAGAGGAAACGCTGCTCTGTGATATAACTTCCTCTCAGGCAACAGAATGGGCTGGCGACACTGACCAGGAGCCCCAAAATCCTGCAACTCCTCAAAACTCGCTAGATTCCCTGAACCGTTCTGTTCAGCCTGACTCACAGCAGAACAGCTTTGAGTTAAACTATGAACCAACCAGTCAGTCTTCCTTTGACCCATATGGGTTCAAGCTCAGTCCAGAGCATTCTAGTCACACCCTCTTAGACCCTGATGAAGCTGAGCTAAGCCCAGAACCTGCTGAAAATGATCTAGCATTTGATCCAGAGCCTTCCTCTTCTCAACCAGACCAACTCAACTTCGATGCCTATGGGTTTGATATCACTTCCTCCGAGATGGTACGGGACTCTGACCCGTATGGCTTTAAGCTCAGCCCTGAGGAAGAGAACCAGGAGGTATTGGATATATGTGCTCATGATAACCAGGAGGCAATGGACCTTTGCACCTATGACAACAATAAGCAAATAAAACCCTCTAACTATAGCAACCAGGAAGTAGTGAATCCTCACATATGTGAAAACCAAGAAGTGCTTGAACATTGTAGCCACAATAACCAGGAATTTCTGGATTTGTGTAGCAATGGAAACCAAGAAGTGCTGGAACCATCTAGCCTTGACAACAGGGAGTTGGTTATGCATGAAAACCAGGAACTGCTGGATCTCTGTTGTCATGACAACCAAGAGGTGGTAGAACCCTATTCCAATATTAGCAATGAGGGACTACTTGAACCTCCTGACTACGACAACCAAGAAGTGCTCGAATCTTGTAGCCATGGCAATCGGGAACTGCTGGACTTCTCCCATTCTGAAAATCAGGAAGTGCTTGATTTAGATAGCCGTGGCAACCAAGAACTGCTGGATTTTGGCAGCAAAGAAAATCAAGAAGTGCTGGTTTTAGATCGCCAAAACACACAGGGACTCCAGGATCTCCGTAGCCATGAAAATCAGGAATTGTTAGACTTAGGTAGCCATGACAACCAAGAGGTGCTAAACATGCTGTGTAAAGAAGTTTCCCCAGAAGCTAACAACAACCAATGCATTGTGGAGCCAGAGCGCAATGTCATTTCTACCAATAACAGCTCAGATAGTGATGTGGCATCAGAAGACTTGCTAGGATTGGAACTCTGCAACACCACTGTCTGCACTGCCAACACCACAAACACTATTACTGCTGACATGGCCATCAGCAACAGGTCTGCCAACCTGGACCTCAGTTCTTCCACTGCTCCGAACCATCAGAACTTGTTAGAAGGGGATCTGGGTTTAGTGTTTGGGGCTGGAGGATACATTGGTTGTCCTGATGTAGCTGACGACCTAGAGCCCATGGACAGAAAGCAGGCAAagccagcagcagaaccagtaCAACCAGTCAGACCAGTTAGGCCACCTCGGCCATCTCTCAGG GCCAAGGAGAAGGCCCAGTCCCAGACTAAGGGCATCGACCTGAAGTGA
- the LOC111562877 gene encoding uncharacterized protein LOC111562877 isoform X3, translating into MEETAVQKEKTEISWEGGHDGGKTDWKNECSLSSLLKHSCLLCWSSPRDNDVVETDERVLAKELENAVAVENLELQEQQSDRKELEETLVKLDQHKEKLSQQIKATRQLCYEESQQILSLQAEEVQKESQVEEYERELARARWRLRKLREEVKQAKRKAEEAGERNTPLQDSIRQSYEEILQEENTLCSLSGGAVTPESQLEESTSPADTTEDDPLPMRPWGRSQSLPAYADMIMAISGSPFCNNLAGTREDDSGTSSPKMDRSDIEDDPDEGELNDVENKDREQEESIINPKRLSQLDFYQADPFAHCQSDHDLFTKHLFPIMDSTDEFTSDPFKGSDPFAADILFPEPNVGTDDGTGNVGDEADTSLSCAENKASTGTQCFESEFPDEDSDIEISYSREDLDAIAVADDSRGFKPIQSSSEELGPEPIQGWRSQGQYSVESDPNGYELDLGAISPPSDIEEHSLGSLAGEATNEATGGLEQGLHSGVAEAVTEHGGPVLFEPDWERNVEETLLCDITSSQATEWAGDTDQEPQNPATPQNSLDSLNRSVQPDSQQNSFELNYEPTSQSSFDPYGFKLSPEHSSHTLLDPDEAELSPEPAENDLAFDPEPSSSQPDQLNFDAYGFDITSSEMVRDSDPYGFKLSPEEENQEVLDICAHDNQEAMDLCTYDNNKQIKPSNYSNQEVVNPHICENQEVLEHCSHNNQEFLDLCSNGNQEVLEPSSLDNRELVMHENQELLDLCCHDNQEVVEPYSNISNEGLLEPPDYDNQEVLESCSHGNRELLDFSHSENQEVLDLDSRGNQELLDFGSKENQEVLVLDRQNTQGLQDLRSHENQELLDLGSHDNQEVLNMLCKEVSPEANNNQCIVEPERNVISTNNSSDSDVASEDLLGLELCNTTVCTANTTNTITADMAISNRSANLDLSSSTAPNHQNLLEGDLGLVFGAGGYIGCPDVADDLEPMDRKQAKPAAEPVQPVRPVRPPRPSLRAKEKAQSQTKGIDLK; encoded by the exons ATGGAGGAGACAGCAGTGCAGAAGGAAAAAACAGAGATATCGTGGGAGGGAGGGCATGATGGTGGGAAGACAGACTGGAAGAATGAGtgctctctctcttctctcctgaAACATTCTTGTCTTCTTTGCTGGTCGTCTCCCAGGGACAACGATGTCGTGGAAACAGATGAGAGAGTCCTCGCCAAG gagctAGAAAATGCAGTGGCAGTTGAGAACTTGGAACTCCAGGAACAGCAGTCGGACCGcaaggagctggaggagaccCTGGTTAAATTAGATCAACACAAAGAGAAGCTGTCACAGCAGATAAAGGCAACCAGACAGCTCTGCTATGAAGAAAGTCAACAG ATTCTGTCTCTGCAGGCGGAGGAGGTGCAGAAGGAGAGCCAGGTGGAGGAATATGAGAGAGAGCTTGCCAGAGCCAGGTGGAGGTTGAGGAAGCTCAGAGAGGAGGTGAAACAAGCCAAGAGGAAGGCGGAGGAGGCTGGAGAGAGGAACACTCCACTGCAAGACTCCATCAGACAGTCCTAtgaagagatcctgcag GAGGAAAACACTCTGTGCTCTCTGTCAGGAGGGGCAGTTACTCCAGAGAGCCAACTAGAGGAGTCAACATCCCCGGCAGACACCACTGAAGATGATCCACTTCCCATGAGGCCATGGGGAAGAAGCCAATCACTGCCCGCCTATGCTGACATGATAATG GCGATTAGTGGCTCGCCCTTCTGCAATAATCTAGCTGGTACAAGGGAAGACGACAGTGGGACCAGCTCACCGAAG ATGGACAGATCTGACATAGAGGATGACCCAGACGAAGGAGAGCTCAACGATGTAGAGAACAAAGACAGAGAGCAGGAAGAGTCCATTATTAACCCAAAGCGTCTCAGTCAACTGGACTTTTACCAAGCTGACCCCTTCGCCCACTGTCAGAGTGACC ATGACCTCTTCACTAAACACCTATTTCCTATAATGGATTCAACTG ATGAATTTACTTCAGACCCTTTCAAAGGCAGTGACCCATTTGCAGCAGACATTTTGTTTCCAGAACCGAACGTTGGCACTGATGACGGGACGGGAAATGTCGGCGATGAGGCAGACACTAGTCTGTCCTGTGCTGAAAACAAAGCCTCAACAGGCACTCAGTGCTTTGAGTCAGAATTCCCAGATGAAGACAGTGACATAGAGATAAGCTACAGCCGAGAGGACTTAGACGCCATTGCTGTGGCAGATGATTCCCGTGGATTTAAACCCATTCAGAGCTCATCAGAAGAGCTGGGGCCTGAACCGATCCAGGGCTGGAGGTCCCAGGGCCAGTATTCTGTAGAATCAGACCCCAATGGGTATGAGCTGGATCTTGGTGCCATCTCCCCGCCCTCTGACATAGAAGAACATAGTCTGGGATCTCTAGCTGGGGAGGCAACCAATGAGGCAACAGGAGGACTAGAacaag GTCTGCATTCTGGTGTGGCTGAGGCTGTCACCGAGCATGGTGGGCCTGTCCTTTTCGAACCAGATTGGGAACGTAACGTAGAGGAAACGCTGCTCTGTGATATAACTTCCTCTCAGGCAACAGAATGGGCTGGCGACACTGACCAGGAGCCCCAAAATCCTGCAACTCCTCAAAACTCGCTAGATTCCCTGAACCGTTCTGTTCAGCCTGACTCACAGCAGAACAGCTTTGAGTTAAACTATGAACCAACCAGTCAGTCTTCCTTTGACCCATATGGGTTCAAGCTCAGTCCAGAGCATTCTAGTCACACCCTCTTAGACCCTGATGAAGCTGAGCTAAGCCCAGAACCTGCTGAAAATGATCTAGCATTTGATCCAGAGCCTTCCTCTTCTCAACCAGACCAACTCAACTTCGATGCCTATGGGTTTGATATCACTTCCTCCGAGATGGTACGGGACTCTGACCCGTATGGCTTTAAGCTCAGCCCTGAGGAAGAGAACCAGGAGGTATTGGATATATGTGCTCATGATAACCAGGAGGCAATGGACCTTTGCACCTATGACAACAATAAGCAAATAAAACCCTCTAACTATAGCAACCAGGAAGTAGTGAATCCTCACATATGTGAAAACCAAGAAGTGCTTGAACATTGTAGCCACAATAACCAGGAATTTCTGGATTTGTGTAGCAATGGAAACCAAGAAGTGCTGGAACCATCTAGCCTTGACAACAGGGAGTTGGTTATGCATGAAAACCAGGAACTGCTGGATCTCTGTTGTCATGACAACCAAGAGGTGGTAGAACCCTATTCCAATATTAGCAATGAGGGACTACTTGAACCTCCTGACTACGACAACCAAGAAGTGCTCGAATCTTGTAGCCATGGCAATCGGGAACTGCTGGACTTCTCCCATTCTGAAAATCAGGAAGTGCTTGATTTAGATAGCCGTGGCAACCAAGAACTGCTGGATTTTGGCAGCAAAGAAAATCAAGAAGTGCTGGTTTTAGATCGCCAAAACACACAGGGACTCCAGGATCTCCGTAGCCATGAAAATCAGGAATTGTTAGACTTAGGTAGCCATGACAACCAAGAGGTGCTAAACATGCTGTGTAAAGAAGTTTCCCCAGAAGCTAACAACAACCAATGCATTGTGGAGCCAGAGCGCAATGTCATTTCTACCAATAACAGCTCAGATAGTGATGTGGCATCAGAAGACTTGCTAGGATTGGAACTCTGCAACACCACTGTCTGCACTGCCAACACCACAAACACTATTACTGCTGACATGGCCATCAGCAACAGGTCTGCCAACCTGGACCTCAGTTCTTCCACTGCTCCGAACCATCAGAACTTGTTAGAAGGGGATCTGGGTTTAGTGTTTGGGGCTGGAGGATACATTGGTTGTCCTGATGTAGCTGACGACCTAGAGCCCATGGACAGAAAGCAGGCAAagccagcagcagaaccagtaCAACCAGTCAGACCAGTTAGGCCACCTCGGCCATCTCTCAGG GCCAAGGAGAAGGCCCAGTCCCAGACTAAGGGCATCGACCTGAAGTGA
- the LOC111562877 gene encoding uncharacterized protein LOC111562877 isoform X2 — MEETAVQKEKTEISWEGGHDGGKTDWKNECSLSSLLKHSCLLCWSSPRDNDVVETDERVLAKVAEIRELENAVAVENLELQEQQSDRKELEETLVKLDQHKEKLSQQIKATRQLCYEESQQILSLQAEEVQKESQVEEYERELARARWRLRKLREEVKQAKRKAEEAGERNTPLQDSIRQSYEEILQEENTLCSLSGGAVTPESQLEESTSPADTTEDDPLPMRPWGRSQSLPAYADMIMAISGSPFCNNLAGTREDDSGTSSPKMDRSDIEDDPDEGELNDVENKDREQEESIINPKRLSQLDFYQADPFAHCQSDHDLFTKHLFPIMDSTDEFTSDPFKGSDPFAADILFPEPNVGTDDGTGNVGDEADTSLSCAENKASTGTQCFESEFPDEDSDIEISYSREDLDAIAVADDSRGFKPIQSSSEELGPEPIQGWRSQGQYSVESDPNGYELDLGAISPPSDIEEHSLGSLAGEATNEATGGLEQGLHSGVAEAVTEHGGPVLFEPDWERNVEETLLCDITSSQATEWAGDTDQEPQNPATPQNSLDSLNRSVQPDSQQNSFELNYEPTSQSSFDPYGFKLSPEHSSHTLLDPDEAELSPEPAENDLAFDPEPSSSQPDQLNFDAYGFDITSSEMVRDSDPYGFKLSPEEENQEVLDICAHDNQEAMDLCTYDNNKQIKPSNYSNQEVVNPHICENQEVLEHCSHNNQEFLDLCSNGNQEVLEPSSLDNRELVMHENQELLDLCCHDNQEVVEPYSNISNEGLLEPPDYDNQEVLESCSHGNRELLDFSHSENQEVLDLDSRGNQELLDFGSKENQEVLVLDRQNTQGLQDLRSHENQELLDLGSHDNQEVLNMLCKEVSPEANNNQCIVEPERNVISTNNSSDSDVASEDLLGLELCNTTVCTANTTNTITADMAISNRSANLDLSSSTAPNHQNLLEGDLGLVFGAGGYIGCPDVADDLEPMDRKQAKPAAEPVQPVRPVRPPRPSLRAKEKAQSQTKGIDLK; from the exons ATGGAGGAGACAGCAGTGCAGAAGGAAAAAACAGAGATATCGTGGGAGGGAGGGCATGATGGTGGGAAGACAGACTGGAAGAATGAGtgctctctctcttctctcctgaAACATTCTTGTCTTCTTTGCTGGTCGTCTCCCAGGGACAACGATGTCGTGGAAACAGATGAGAGAGTCCTCGCCAAGGTAGCGGAGATCAGA gagctAGAAAATGCAGTGGCAGTTGAGAACTTGGAACTCCAGGAACAGCAGTCGGACCGcaaggagctggaggagaccCTGGTTAAATTAGATCAACACAAAGAGAAGCTGTCACAGCAGATAAAGGCAACCAGACAGCTCTGCTATGAAGAAAGTCAACAG ATTCTGTCTCTGCAGGCGGAGGAGGTGCAGAAGGAGAGCCAGGTGGAGGAATATGAGAGAGAGCTTGCCAGAGCCAGGTGGAGGTTGAGGAAGCTCAGAGAGGAGGTGAAACAAGCCAAGAGGAAGGCGGAGGAGGCTGGAGAGAGGAACACTCCACTGCAAGACTCCATCAGACAGTCCTAtgaagagatcctgcag GAGGAAAACACTCTGTGCTCTCTGTCAGGAGGGGCAGTTACTCCAGAGAGCCAACTAGAGGAGTCAACATCCCCGGCAGACACCACTGAAGATGATCCACTTCCCATGAGGCCATGGGGAAGAAGCCAATCACTGCCCGCCTATGCTGACATGATAATG GCGATTAGTGGCTCGCCCTTCTGCAATAATCTAGCTGGTACAAGGGAAGACGACAGTGGGACCAGCTCACCGAAG ATGGACAGATCTGACATAGAGGATGACCCAGACGAAGGAGAGCTCAACGATGTAGAGAACAAAGACAGAGAGCAGGAAGAGTCCATTATTAACCCAAAGCGTCTCAGTCAACTGGACTTTTACCAAGCTGACCCCTTCGCCCACTGTCAGAGTGACC ATGACCTCTTCACTAAACACCTATTTCCTATAATGGATTCAACTG ATGAATTTACTTCAGACCCTTTCAAAGGCAGTGACCCATTTGCAGCAGACATTTTGTTTCCAGAACCGAACGTTGGCACTGATGACGGGACGGGAAATGTCGGCGATGAGGCAGACACTAGTCTGTCCTGTGCTGAAAACAAAGCCTCAACAGGCACTCAGTGCTTTGAGTCAGAATTCCCAGATGAAGACAGTGACATAGAGATAAGCTACAGCCGAGAGGACTTAGACGCCATTGCTGTGGCAGATGATTCCCGTGGATTTAAACCCATTCAGAGCTCATCAGAAGAGCTGGGGCCTGAACCGATCCAGGGCTGGAGGTCCCAGGGCCAGTATTCTGTAGAATCAGACCCCAATGGGTATGAGCTGGATCTTGGTGCCATCTCCCCGCCCTCTGACATAGAAGAACATAGTCTGGGATCTCTAGCTGGGGAGGCAACCAATGAGGCAACAGGAGGACTAGAacaag GTCTGCATTCTGGTGTGGCTGAGGCTGTCACCGAGCATGGTGGGCCTGTCCTTTTCGAACCAGATTGGGAACGTAACGTAGAGGAAACGCTGCTCTGTGATATAACTTCCTCTCAGGCAACAGAATGGGCTGGCGACACTGACCAGGAGCCCCAAAATCCTGCAACTCCTCAAAACTCGCTAGATTCCCTGAACCGTTCTGTTCAGCCTGACTCACAGCAGAACAGCTTTGAGTTAAACTATGAACCAACCAGTCAGTCTTCCTTTGACCCATATGGGTTCAAGCTCAGTCCAGAGCATTCTAGTCACACCCTCTTAGACCCTGATGAAGCTGAGCTAAGCCCAGAACCTGCTGAAAATGATCTAGCATTTGATCCAGAGCCTTCCTCTTCTCAACCAGACCAACTCAACTTCGATGCCTATGGGTTTGATATCACTTCCTCCGAGATGGTACGGGACTCTGACCCGTATGGCTTTAAGCTCAGCCCTGAGGAAGAGAACCAGGAGGTATTGGATATATGTGCTCATGATAACCAGGAGGCAATGGACCTTTGCACCTATGACAACAATAAGCAAATAAAACCCTCTAACTATAGCAACCAGGAAGTAGTGAATCCTCACATATGTGAAAACCAAGAAGTGCTTGAACATTGTAGCCACAATAACCAGGAATTTCTGGATTTGTGTAGCAATGGAAACCAAGAAGTGCTGGAACCATCTAGCCTTGACAACAGGGAGTTGGTTATGCATGAAAACCAGGAACTGCTGGATCTCTGTTGTCATGACAACCAAGAGGTGGTAGAACCCTATTCCAATATTAGCAATGAGGGACTACTTGAACCTCCTGACTACGACAACCAAGAAGTGCTCGAATCTTGTAGCCATGGCAATCGGGAACTGCTGGACTTCTCCCATTCTGAAAATCAGGAAGTGCTTGATTTAGATAGCCGTGGCAACCAAGAACTGCTGGATTTTGGCAGCAAAGAAAATCAAGAAGTGCTGGTTTTAGATCGCCAAAACACACAGGGACTCCAGGATCTCCGTAGCCATGAAAATCAGGAATTGTTAGACTTAGGTAGCCATGACAACCAAGAGGTGCTAAACATGCTGTGTAAAGAAGTTTCCCCAGAAGCTAACAACAACCAATGCATTGTGGAGCCAGAGCGCAATGTCATTTCTACCAATAACAGCTCAGATAGTGATGTGGCATCAGAAGACTTGCTAGGATTGGAACTCTGCAACACCACTGTCTGCACTGCCAACACCACAAACACTATTACTGCTGACATGGCCATCAGCAACAGGTCTGCCAACCTGGACCTCAGTTCTTCCACTGCTCCGAACCATCAGAACTTGTTAGAAGGGGATCTGGGTTTAGTGTTTGGGGCTGGAGGATACATTGGTTGTCCTGATGTAGCTGACGACCTAGAGCCCATGGACAGAAAGCAGGCAAagccagcagcagaaccagtaCAACCAGTCAGACCAGTTAGGCCACCTCGGCCATCTCTCAGG GCCAAGGAGAAGGCCCAGTCCCAGACTAAGGGCATCGACCTGAAGTGA